The genomic window CCGATGGACTCGACCTTATGGTCGTCTGTGTCGAGGCCGGCCTGACCATCGACGCCGCCATGCAACGCGTCGGCGACGAGCTGGGCCTGGCCCATCCGACCATCAGCCGAGAGTTCGCCATCTGTCACATGGAAACCCGCATCGGCGTCGCCCGACAGCAGGCACTCCGCAACCTCGGCGTCCGCACCGACTACCCGCCGCTGCAGGCGCTGGCAGCAATGCTCATCCAGGCCGAGCGCTTCGGCACGAGCATCGCCAAGGCCCTTCGCATTCAGGCCGACTCGCTGCGTGTGAAGCGCCAGCAGGACGCCGAAGAACAGGCGGCCAAGGCGAGCGTCAAACTGACGTTCCCGCTGGTGCTCTTTATCTTCCCCGCCAGCTTCCTGGTCATGGGCGGGCCGGTGGTGCTCAAGATGATGAAGACCGGCTTCTTCTGATTTCTTCCAGCAGGTCATCGACCTTCGACTGGATCAAATCACGCACCTCGTCGAACTGCGGTTCGTCGAGGTGCTTTGGATCTGGGATCGCCCAGTCGAGGTGCCGGTCGGCCGAGAGGTGCGGGCAGGCATCACCGCACCCCATCGTCACGGCCGCGTCGAGCTTCGTCCCGACGAGCGTGTCGACGTGGACGCTCTGATGCCCCTCCGCCTGCATGTCGTACCCGAGCCGCTGCATCGACGCGACGGCCTTCGGGTTGACGACGCCTCCACCCTTCGACCCGGCCGACAGCGACTCGACGGCGACGTCGTGCTCGCGCCCCCACATCCG from Planctomycetota bacterium includes these protein-coding regions:
- a CDS encoding arsenate reductase ArsC, whose product is MVEPIRVAFVCVENANRSQMAEAFARMWGREHDVAVESLSAGSKGGGVVNPKAVASMQRLGYDMQAEGHQSVHVDTLVGTKLDAAVTMGCGDACPHLSADRHLDWAIPDPKHLDEPQFDEVRDLIQSKVDDLLEEIRRSRSSSS